A single genomic interval of Shewanella psychropiezotolerans harbors:
- a CDS encoding carboxymuconolactone decarboxylase family protein — protein sequence MSRINLIENDTATNEQKALLEAIQSQLGMVPNFLKVFANSPAALRAFLGLHGIAGEGSLTPLTRERIALALAEQNSCEYCLSAHTALGRKAGLNGDEIAANRAGTSQDAKAAAAVKFATSLAEHKGDVTNAELTEVRAAGYTEADIVEIITHVGMNVMTNILGKASQLDIDFPKMSLNKVA from the coding sequence ATGAGCCGCATTAATTTAATCGAAAACGACACAGCCACTAACGAACAAAAAGCACTTTTAGAAGCGATTCAGTCTCAGCTGGGTATGGTGCCAAATTTCTTGAAAGTGTTCGCCAATTCACCAGCCGCACTTCGTGCTTTCTTAGGTTTACACGGCATAGCTGGGGAAGGTAGCTTAACGCCGCTGACACGTGAGCGTATTGCATTAGCCTTGGCTGAACAAAACAGCTGTGAGTATTGCCTATCAGCTCACACTGCACTGGGTCGAAAAGCGGGTCTCAATGGTGATGAAATAGCGGCTAATCGCGCTGGCACCAGCCAAGATGCAAAGGCTGCTGCGGCGGTTAAATTTGCTACATCTCTCGCCGAACATAAGGGTGATGTGACCAATGCCGAGTTAACTGAAGTGCGCGCTGCGGGCTACACCGAGGCAGATATAGTCGAAATTATTACTCATGTTGGCATGAACGTGATGACCAATATTCTCGGAAAGGCGAGTCAATTAGATATCGACTTTCCAAAAATGTCACTGAACAAAGTGGCTTAA
- a CDS encoding LysR family transcriptional regulator, giving the protein MDRFHLLRVFIAVAEEQGFAAAARRLNMSPPAVTRAIAGLEEQLNVKLLNRTTRYVRATDVGLRYLDDARRILAELSAADEAVTGINAEPQGHLAITAPVMFGSLFVMPTIVKYLQQHPKMEVSAIFLDRVVNMLEEGIDVGVRIGQLPDSSMRARHVGSVRLVLCASPQYIQEYGIPLHPDELDQHTVIASKAGNNGLDWRFPDGKSIKSIKVKPRLTVTTNDAAISSAVEGLGITRLLSYQIAPQLASGELKILLEGFEPEPRPVHIIHREGPNGSAKVRSLVDLLAKQLSQHPALN; this is encoded by the coding sequence ATGGATAGATTTCATCTTCTCAGAGTATTTATTGCTGTAGCTGAAGAGCAAGGGTTCGCTGCCGCGGCAAGAAGACTGAACATGTCACCACCAGCGGTCACCCGAGCGATAGCAGGGCTGGAGGAGCAACTGAATGTAAAACTACTTAATCGCACCACTCGTTATGTCAGAGCGACCGATGTAGGGCTGCGCTATTTAGATGATGCCAGACGCATCTTGGCTGAATTGAGCGCTGCCGATGAAGCGGTAACGGGAATAAATGCAGAGCCCCAGGGACATCTTGCCATCACGGCACCTGTGATGTTCGGCAGCCTGTTCGTAATGCCGACCATAGTCAAATACCTGCAGCAGCACCCAAAAATGGAGGTCTCGGCCATCTTTCTCGACCGAGTGGTCAATATGCTTGAAGAAGGCATAGATGTCGGGGTGCGAATAGGTCAACTCCCAGATTCCAGCATGCGTGCCAGGCATGTAGGCTCTGTCAGACTGGTGCTTTGTGCATCACCACAATATATCCAGGAATACGGCATTCCCCTGCATCCCGACGAACTAGACCAACATACCGTTATCGCCTCAAAGGCCGGCAATAATGGTCTGGATTGGCGCTTTCCCGATGGTAAGAGTATCAAGTCAATCAAGGTCAAACCTCGACTGACGGTCACCACTAACGACGCCGCCATCTCTTCAGCCGTCGAAGGCTTGGGTATCACCCGCTTACTCTCATATCAAATCGCCCCGCAACTCGCCTCGGGTGAACTTAAAATTTTACTGGAGGGCTTCGAGCCCGAACCCCGGCCTGTGCATATCATTCATCGAGAGGGCCCCAATGGCTCGGCCAAGGTGCGCAGTTTAGTTGACCTGTTAGCGAAACAGCTTAGCCAACATCCGGCGCTCAATTAA
- a CDS encoding GntP family permease, giving the protein MSQVMILLAVIFFIVIATSKFKLHPFLTLILASFLTAFAYGLPSADIAKTITSGFGGILGYIGLVIVLGTIIGTILEKSGAAITMADVVIKVLGKRFPTLTMSIIGYLVSIPVFCDSGFVILNSLKQSMANRMKVSSVSMSVALATGLYATHTFVPPTPGPIAAAGNLGLESNLGLVIFVGVFVAAVAALAGTLWANRFANVEPDGEGAEELNKNVEDFDTLKEAYGTLPSPTRAFAPIFVPILLICFGSVANFPSAPLGNGLLFDVLAFLGQPVNALMIGLFLSISLLKSSEKIKEFSERITQGLVVAAPILLITGAGGAFGAVLKATEIGTFLGTSLSALGIGIFMPFIVAAALKSAQGSSTVALVTTSALVAPMLGDIGLASEMGRVLTVMAIGAGAMTVSHANDSFFWVVTQFSRMSVKQAYKAQTMATLVQGITAMTLVYILSLILL; this is encoded by the coding sequence ATGAGCCAAGTCATGATCTTGTTGGCAGTGATATTTTTCATTGTTATTGCCACCTCAAAATTCAAACTACATCCATTTTTAACGCTGATTTTAGCCTCATTCCTTACCGCATTTGCCTACGGATTACCCAGCGCAGATATTGCCAAGACCATCACTAGCGGATTCGGTGGTATTCTTGGCTATATTGGCCTGGTTATCGTACTCGGTACTATTATCGGTACCATATTGGAGAAGAGCGGCGCGGCCATCACCATGGCAGATGTAGTCATCAAGGTGCTGGGGAAACGTTTTCCTACCCTGACCATGTCGATTATCGGCTACCTGGTCTCAATTCCTGTCTTTTGTGACTCAGGTTTCGTGATCCTTAACTCCTTGAAACAATCTATGGCCAATCGCATGAAGGTCTCGAGTGTCTCCATGAGTGTCGCCTTAGCCACGGGTCTGTATGCGACTCACACGTTCGTGCCGCCAACACCCGGCCCTATTGCCGCTGCGGGTAACTTAGGTCTGGAATCGAATCTCGGCTTAGTCATCTTTGTCGGTGTGTTTGTCGCGGCCGTTGCCGCACTTGCAGGCACGCTGTGGGCTAACCGTTTTGCCAATGTTGAGCCGGACGGTGAAGGTGCGGAAGAACTTAACAAGAATGTAGAAGACTTCGACACGCTAAAAGAAGCCTATGGCACACTGCCAAGCCCGACTCGCGCCTTTGCCCCTATCTTCGTGCCCATCTTACTCATCTGCTTTGGCTCAGTCGCTAACTTCCCTTCAGCGCCGCTTGGCAATGGTCTGTTATTTGATGTGCTCGCCTTCCTGGGTCAGCCAGTAAACGCCCTTATGATTGGTCTGTTCCTGTCTATTTCACTGCTTAAAAGCAGTGAAAAGATTAAAGAGTTCAGCGAGCGCATCACTCAAGGTCTAGTGGTTGCCGCCCCCATTCTGCTAATCACAGGTGCAGGCGGTGCATTCGGCGCCGTGCTTAAAGCGACAGAGATTGGCACCTTCCTTGGGACATCACTTTCAGCATTAGGCATAGGCATCTTCATGCCATTTATCGTCGCCGCAGCCCTTAAATCGGCCCAAGGTTCATCGACAGTGGCATTAGTGACCACATCGGCCTTAGTGGCACCTATGCTGGGTGATATCGGTCTTGCCAGTGAAATGGGACGAGTACTGACTGTGATGGCCATCGGAGCCGGCGCTATGACGGTTTCTCATGCCAATGACAGCTTCTTCTGGGTCGTGACTCAATTTAGCCGCATGAGTGTTAAGCAAGCCTATAAAGCACAAACTATGGCGACGCTAGTGCAAGGCATAACCGCAATGACCTTAGTGTATATCTTGAGTCTCATTCTGCTTTAA
- a CDS encoding glycerate kinase, with amino-acid sequence MKIVIAPDSFKESLSAMEVANEIERGFKSVLPDTEYLKLPVADGGEGTVQSMVDATNGSIIELDVIGPLGKRVSAHYGILGNEFIGDSKTAIIEMASASGLHHVSVEKRDPRITTSYGTGQLICDALNRGIKHIIIGLGGSATNDGGAGMAQALGIHLLDESGKALSVGGSALNELHTIDMKDLHPLIQRCEFIVACDVDNPLCGEKGASVIFGPQKGATPEMVTSLDAALTRYADIIAKTIANKQINDTKIEDKRNTPGAGAAGGMGLGVMAFLNATLKPGIDIVMETVKLDEKIAGADLVITGEGRLDSQTLHGKTPMGVTRVANSQGIPVIAIAGCVSDDANMLLEHGLSAIFSITPRALPLEDVLANAKHNLFTASQNIAALYAMKIKA; translated from the coding sequence ATGAAAATAGTTATCGCTCCCGATTCATTCAAAGAAAGCCTGAGTGCGATGGAAGTAGCCAACGAAATCGAACGCGGCTTTAAATCTGTCCTGCCCGACACTGAGTATCTAAAGTTGCCTGTTGCCGACGGCGGTGAAGGCACTGTGCAGTCTATGGTCGATGCGACAAACGGTTCCATTATCGAGCTCGATGTTATCGGCCCCCTGGGAAAACGAGTCAGTGCTCATTACGGGATCTTAGGAAATGAGTTTATTGGTGACAGTAAGACAGCCATCATAGAGATGGCGTCGGCCTCGGGCCTACATCATGTCTCAGTCGAGAAACGCGACCCTCGTATCACCACCAGCTATGGCACAGGCCAGCTTATCTGTGATGCGCTCAACCGCGGCATCAAACACATCATAATTGGCCTAGGTGGCAGTGCCACCAACGATGGCGGCGCAGGTATGGCACAGGCACTTGGTATTCATCTGCTCGATGAGTCAGGCAAAGCCCTGAGTGTGGGCGGTTCGGCATTAAACGAGCTTCACACCATAGACATGAAAGATCTCCATCCCCTTATCCAGCGCTGTGAATTTATCGTCGCCTGTGACGTAGATAACCCTTTGTGTGGTGAGAAAGGCGCGTCGGTAATTTTTGGTCCACAAAAAGGCGCTACACCCGAAATGGTAACCAGCCTGGATGCGGCCTTGACTCGATACGCCGACATTATCGCCAAGACTATTGCTAACAAACAGATCAATGACACTAAAATTGAAGACAAGCGCAATACACCAGGTGCAGGCGCCGCCGGCGGAATGGGGCTGGGTGTCATGGCATTCCTAAACGCCACACTCAAACCCGGCATAGATATCGTCATGGAAACCGTAAAACTCGACGAAAAAATTGCAGGCGCAGATCTGGTGATCACAGGAGAAGGCAGACTCGACAGCCAAACCCTGCACGGTAAGACCCCAATGGGCGTCACGCGCGTCGCCAACTCACAGGGTATTCCTGTTATCGCCATAGCAGGCTGCGTCAGTGATGATGCCAATATGCTACTCGAACATGGCCTATCTGCCATCTTCTCCATCACTCCCAGGGCGCTGCCACTGGAGGATGTGCTTGCCAATGCTAAACACAACTTATTTACCGCGTCGCAGAATATCGCAGCTCTCTATGCCATGAAGATAAAGGCGTAA
- the panP gene encoding pyridoxal-dependent aspartate 1-decarboxylase PanP, with translation MSMTPRRATASEEALLRIFTVPEAPDSTLSVIEQNISQNLMGFLQESVVAIEKPLSEIELDFQQHQIPSAPQFVSDYADEMMKTLVAHSVHTSSPSFIGHMTSALPYFVLPLSKMMVGLNQNLVKIETSKAFTPLERQVLGMMHHLIYSEDDKFYKSWMHSANYSLGAFCSGGTVANITALWIARNQLLKADGDFKGVSAQGLMKGLRHYGYDDLAILVSERGHYSLAKTADLLGIGRENIIKVPTSSDNKVDVDKMRAMAKQLKHDNIKVMAIVGVAGTTETGNIDPLDELATLASELKCHFHVDAAWGGASLLSNKYRHLLKGIERADSVTIDAHKQMYVPMGAGMVIFKDPSFANAIKHHAEYILRKGSKDLGSQTLEGSRPGMAMLVHACLQVIGRDGYEILINNSLEKARYFAELIQQQEDFQLVSEPELCLLTYRYVPKSVQLAMQETRESGNTEKLIEFNGLLDGLTKFVQKRQREQGTSFVSRTRINPESSSGLNIQSVVFRVVLANPLTTREILQQVLAEQIEIAKQDNKFLPQLLALASHSS, from the coding sequence ATGTCGATGACACCCAGACGAGCCACAGCTTCTGAAGAGGCATTACTGCGCATCTTCACCGTACCGGAAGCCCCTGATTCAACATTAAGCGTCATCGAGCAAAACATATCGCAAAACTTGATGGGCTTCCTGCAAGAAAGTGTGGTTGCCATCGAGAAGCCTCTGTCTGAGATAGAGCTAGACTTCCAACAGCATCAGATCCCCTCTGCGCCTCAGTTTGTTTCAGACTATGCCGATGAGATGATGAAAACCTTAGTAGCGCATTCGGTTCATACGTCATCGCCTAGCTTTATCGGTCACATGACCTCGGCTCTACCTTACTTCGTCTTGCCTCTGTCTAAGATGATGGTTGGCCTCAACCAGAATCTGGTAAAAATTGAGACCTCTAAGGCCTTTACGCCACTGGAACGTCAGGTCTTAGGTATGATGCATCACCTGATCTACAGTGAAGATGATAAGTTTTACAAAAGCTGGATGCACAGCGCTAACTACTCCCTCGGGGCATTTTGTTCAGGCGGCACGGTCGCCAACATCACAGCTTTGTGGATAGCTCGTAATCAGTTACTCAAGGCCGACGGTGACTTCAAAGGGGTTTCGGCTCAAGGCCTGATGAAAGGTCTCCGTCATTATGGCTATGATGATCTGGCCATCTTAGTCTCCGAGCGTGGTCACTACTCGTTAGCAAAAACGGCAGACTTGCTTGGCATAGGCCGTGAGAACATCATTAAAGTCCCCACATCGAGTGATAACAAGGTCGATGTGGATAAGATGCGCGCAATGGCGAAACAGCTTAAGCATGACAACATCAAGGTCATGGCCATCGTCGGCGTCGCGGGCACCACAGAGACAGGCAATATCGACCCCTTAGATGAGCTTGCAACATTGGCAAGCGAGCTTAAGTGTCATTTCCATGTTGATGCGGCTTGGGGCGGAGCATCGCTGTTATCGAACAAGTATCGCCATCTGCTTAAAGGCATAGAGCGTGCGGACTCAGTGACAATCGATGCGCATAAACAGATGTATGTGCCCATGGGCGCAGGTATGGTTATCTTCAAAGACCCAAGTTTTGCCAACGCCATTAAGCATCATGCAGAATATATTTTACGAAAAGGCTCTAAAGATTTAGGCAGTCAAACTCTGGAAGGTTCACGCCCGGGAATGGCCATGTTGGTCCATGCCTGCCTGCAAGTCATTGGCCGGGATGGTTACGAGATATTAATCAACAACAGTTTAGAGAAGGCGCGTTATTTCGCCGAGCTTATCCAGCAGCAAGAAGATTTCCAACTGGTATCAGAACCTGAGCTCTGTCTGCTCACCTATCGCTATGTGCCAAAATCGGTACAGCTGGCGATGCAAGAGACAAGAGAGAGCGGCAACACTGAGAAGTTAATCGAATTTAACGGCTTACTCGACGGTCTGACTAAGTTTGTCCAGAAACGTCAACGAGAACAAGGCACCTCATTTGTGTCTCGTACCCGTATTAATCCCGAAAGTAGCAGCGGACTCAATATTCAATCTGTGGTTTTTCGTGTGGTTTTGGCTAATCCCCTCACCACCCGTGAGATATTGCAGCAGGTCTTAGCCGAGCAGATAGAGATAGCCAAACAAGATAATAAATTCTTGCCGCAACTGTTAGCACTCGCCTCTCACTCGTCTTAA
- the map gene encoding type I methionyl aminopeptidase: protein MSDIQIKSAVEAELMRQSGKLLARVFKMLDEYIRVGITTMEINNKVEDFIVNELDARPASKGQYGYQYSLNTSVNEVVCHGIPSATYRLKSTDIVNVDITLEKHDFIADSSKTYLLPDASPLAKRLVQTTYEAMWLGINVVKPGATLGDVGHAIQKHVEKSGYSVVKEYCGHGIGREMHEEPQVLHYGRPGLGLTLKPGMTFTIEPMINQGNAKIKTKKDGWTVVTRDKKLSAQWEHTILVTQTGFEVLTLRETEAV from the coding sequence ATGAGTGACATTCAGATCAAGTCAGCCGTTGAAGCTGAGTTAATGAGGCAATCGGGCAAGCTACTGGCCCGGGTGTTTAAGATGCTAGATGAGTATATTCGGGTGGGAATCACCACCATGGAGATCAACAATAAGGTCGAAGACTTCATCGTTAACGAGCTTGACGCTCGTCCCGCCAGCAAAGGTCAATACGGTTATCAATATTCGCTCAATACCTCGGTCAATGAGGTGGTCTGCCACGGCATACCTTCTGCAACTTATAGGTTGAAGAGCACCGATATCGTCAATGTCGATATCACCTTGGAAAAGCATGACTTCATTGCGGACTCGAGTAAGACTTATCTGTTACCCGATGCCAGCCCACTGGCTAAGAGATTGGTGCAGACCACCTATGAAGCCATGTGGCTGGGGATAAATGTGGTTAAACCCGGCGCCACACTGGGAGATGTAGGCCATGCCATACAGAAACATGTCGAGAAATCGGGTTACAGCGTAGTGAAGGAGTATTGCGGCCACGGTATAGGGCGTGAAATGCATGAAGAGCCACAAGTATTGCATTACGGTCGGCCAGGTTTGGGCTTAACATTGAAACCTGGAATGACTTTTACCATTGAGCCTATGATCAATCAGGGAAATGCCAAAATAAAAACCAAGAAAGATGGCTGGACCGTGGTGACCCGGGATAAGAAGCTATCGGCTCAGTGGGAACACACTATCTTAGTAACCCAAACGGGTTTCGAGGTGTTGACCTTAAGGGAAACTGAAGCCGTTTGA
- a CDS encoding ParD-like family protein, which produces MGLVKISDELHEEIRKSSNVMSRSINSQVEFWIKTGMLAELNPTLTFNEILQQRLRDENVSLEGILHEGKS; this is translated from the coding sequence TTGGGACTGGTTAAAATTTCAGATGAACTCCATGAAGAGATCAGAAAGTCGAGCAATGTGATGTCGAGATCGATCAACTCCCAAGTGGAGTTTTGGATCAAGACCGGCATGCTAGCCGAGTTGAATCCGACGTTAACCTTCAATGAGATATTGCAGCAACGCCTCAGGGATGAAAACGTATCTTTAGAAGGCATTCTTCATGAAGGTAAGTCATGA
- a CDS encoding metal ABC transporter substrate-binding protein, translating to MFRTFGLLLAITLSFWSQDLLASQSDKFKIITTFTVIADMARNVAGDAAIVESITKPDAEIHNYQATPGDIRRAQGADLILYNGLNLELWFDKFFYNLSEVPRTIVTKGIEPMGISQGPYSGKPNPHAWMSAPNALIYVENIRQALVKYDSGNAASYNTNAKRYSAQILAAVAPFKALLDAVPEEKRWLVTSEGAFSYLTRDYDLKELYLWPINADAQGTPQQVRKVIDQMRQHKIPVIFSESTVSAKPAQQVARETGAKYGGMLYVDSLSSTSGPVPTYIELLTTTLSTIARGLND from the coding sequence ATGTTTCGTACATTTGGTTTGCTGCTCGCTATCACCCTCTCCTTCTGGTCGCAAGACCTGCTTGCCAGCCAGAGTGATAAGTTTAAGATCATCACCACCTTCACCGTTATCGCCGACATGGCGAGAAACGTGGCAGGCGACGCCGCTATTGTCGAGTCCATCACCAAACCAGATGCCGAAATTCATAACTATCAGGCGACGCCGGGCGACATTCGTCGTGCACAGGGGGCCGATCTTATCCTGTATAACGGCCTAAATCTGGAACTCTGGTTCGATAAGTTTTTTTACAATCTCAGTGAAGTCCCCCGCACCATAGTCACCAAAGGCATAGAGCCTATGGGAATTTCTCAGGGCCCCTATTCCGGTAAGCCTAATCCCCACGCCTGGATGTCCGCCCCCAATGCGCTGATCTATGTGGAAAATATCCGCCAAGCCTTGGTCAAGTATGACAGCGGCAATGCCGCAAGCTATAACACCAACGCCAAACGTTATTCGGCGCAGATCCTCGCCGCAGTCGCGCCATTCAAGGCGCTATTAGATGCGGTGCCGGAGGAGAAACGTTGGCTGGTAACCAGTGAGGGAGCGTTTAGCTACCTGACTCGAGACTATGATCTGAAGGAGCTCTACCTCTGGCCCATCAATGCCGATGCCCAAGGCACACCTCAGCAGGTGAGAAAGGTTATCGATCAGATGAGGCAGCATAAAATCCCAGTCATCTTCAGTGAGAGCACGGTATCGGCCAAACCCGCTCAGCAGGTGGCACGAGAAACCGGAGCCAAATACGGAGGCATGCTCTATGTCGACTCTCTGAGCAGCACTTCTGGCCCAGTGCCGACCTATATCGAGCTGCTAACGACAACCTTGAGTACCATAGCCAGAGGATTAAACGACTAA
- a CDS encoding manganese/iron ABC transporter ATP-binding protein, with translation MTALTSGLTVNDITVTYRNGHTAIHDASFDLPKGSITALVGVNGSGKSTLFKSIMGFVTLAKGKVEILGLSVKQALKSNLVAYVPQSEEIDWNFPVLVEDVVMMGRYGHMNMFRIASKHDEQMVNIALDRVNMREFRKRQIGELSGGQKKRIFLARALAQEGQVILLDEPFTGVDVKTEDQIMALLRELRAEGKVILVSTHNLGSVPEFCDRTVLINRTVLAAGPTKSVFTQENLQLAFGGVLRHFVLGGKDLHEDDDARQVTLLTDHERPVVLYGDDSKTQVVSSE, from the coding sequence ATGACTGCACTCACTAGCGGACTCACAGTTAACGACATCACAGTCACCTACCGCAACGGTCATACTGCAATTCATGATGCCAGCTTTGACCTGCCTAAGGGGTCAATCACAGCCCTGGTCGGCGTCAATGGCAGCGGCAAGTCCACCCTATTTAAATCCATCATGGGCTTCGTCACTCTGGCTAAGGGCAAAGTTGAGATCTTGGGTCTTTCGGTTAAACAGGCCCTAAAGAGCAACCTGGTGGCCTATGTTCCCCAGAGCGAAGAGATAGATTGGAATTTTCCTGTGCTAGTAGAAGATGTGGTCATGATGGGTCGATATGGCCATATGAACATGTTTCGCATCGCTAGCAAGCATGATGAACAGATGGTGAATATCGCCCTGGACAGGGTCAATATGAGGGAGTTTCGCAAGCGTCAGATAGGGGAGCTTTCCGGCGGGCAGAAGAAGCGTATCTTTCTTGCCAGAGCTCTGGCCCAAGAGGGGCAAGTCATCTTACTCGATGAGCCTTTCACCGGTGTGGATGTGAAGACCGAAGATCAAATCATGGCACTACTGCGTGAGCTACGCGCCGAGGGCAAGGTTATCTTAGTATCGACCCATAACCTGGGCAGTGTACCCGAGTTTTGTGACAGAACGGTACTCATCAACCGCACCGTACTCGCCGCAGGCCCCACCAAATCGGTATTCACTCAGGAAAATCTGCAACTGGCATTTGGCGGCGTGCTGCGTCACTTCGTATTAGGAGGTAAAGACCTCCATGAAGATGATGATGCCAGGCAGGTAACCTTACTGACGGATCATGAGCGGCCTGTGGTGTTATACGGTGATGACAGCAAGACTCAGGTTGTTAGCAGTGAATAG
- a CDS encoding metal ABC transporter permease, whose product MIETLLQPFEYGYMVNAIFISALVGGVCAFLSAYLMLKGWSLIGDALSHSIVPGVAGAYMLGLPFALGAFFSGGLAATTMLFLSQRSKLKEDAIIGLIFTSFFGLGLFMISLSPTSVNIQTIVLGNILAITPEDTLQLLLISGISLAVLVLKWRDLMVVFFDENHARSIGLNPNALKILFFTLLSASTVAALQTVGAFLVIAMVVTPGATAYQLSDRFGIVVILSVAIGAITSFVGAYLSFFIDGATGGIIVVLQACVFVLTFVFAPKHGYLAARHRAKRFSAPSLKTTSKKISPSMLEQKSKNISVDTGVPNDQFI is encoded by the coding sequence ATGATTGAAACTCTATTACAGCCATTCGAATATGGCTACATGGTAAATGCCATCTTTATCAGTGCCCTGGTCGGTGGCGTATGCGCCTTCCTATCAGCCTATCTGATGCTCAAGGGCTGGTCTCTTATCGGCGACGCCCTGTCACACTCCATCGTTCCCGGTGTCGCTGGCGCCTATATGTTAGGTTTGCCCTTCGCCCTGGGCGCCTTCTTTTCCGGAGGACTCGCGGCAACGACCATGCTGTTTCTCAGTCAACGCTCTAAGCTTAAAGAAGATGCCATCATAGGCCTAATCTTCACCTCCTTCTTCGGCCTCGGCCTGTTTATGATCTCCCTCTCCCCCACTTCGGTGAACATTCAAACCATAGTACTGGGGAATATTTTGGCAATCACCCCGGAAGATACCCTACAACTCCTGTTGATTTCCGGTATATCTTTGGCCGTGCTGGTACTGAAATGGCGAGATCTTATGGTGGTTTTCTTCGATGAGAACCACGCCAGAAGCATAGGCCTCAATCCCAATGCTCTGAAGATCCTCTTCTTCACCTTACTGAGTGCATCGACTGTGGCGGCGTTGCAGACCGTGGGCGCGTTTCTGGTTATTGCCATGGTAGTGACCCCCGGAGCTACCGCTTATCAGCTTAGCGACCGATTTGGCATTGTCGTCATCTTGAGTGTCGCCATAGGCGCTATTACCTCTTTTGTTGGCGCCTACTTAAGCTTCTTTATCGATGGTGCTACTGGCGGCATCATAGTGGTTTTACAGGCATGTGTCTTCGTGCTGACATTTGTGTTTGCCCCTAAACATGGTTACCTGGCGGCGAGGCACAGGGCGAAACGCTTCTCAGCTCCAAGCTTAAAAACGACCTCTAAAAAAATATCGCCAAGCATGCTAGAACAAAAGTCGAAAAACATCTCAGTCGATACAGGAGTCCCCAATGACCAGTTTATTTAA
- a CDS encoding metal ABC transporter permease has protein sequence MTSLFNSDLDTLLLPFSFTFMHQAFVIVLLVAIPTSVLSCFLVLKGWSLMGDAISHSVLPGVILAYVLSIPYAIGAFAAGMFCALATGFIKDNSRLKEDTVMGVVFSSMFGLGLVLMTKVETGVHLDHILFGDVLGVSWTDVLEAGGIALLVISFILFKGRDLLVFVFDQQHAKAIGLPVGLLHYGLLSILSLTIVGALKAVGMILVVAMLIAPGATAFLLTRKFQSMMLIALLISTLTSFLGVYLSFFIDSAPAPTIIMLMTLIFICVFFYSGYQTKRASAALDPKDQKNQQDQQHSLETPKEAFAE, from the coding sequence ATGACCAGTTTATTTAACTCAGATCTGGACACATTACTCTTACCCTTTAGCTTTACCTTCATGCATCAAGCCTTCGTGATCGTCTTGTTAGTGGCGATTCCCACCTCAGTGCTCTCCTGCTTTCTCGTGCTCAAGGGCTGGTCCCTGATGGGAGATGCCATCTCCCATTCGGTACTGCCAGGAGTTATCTTGGCCTATGTGCTGTCTATCCCCTACGCCATAGGCGCGTTCGCCGCCGGCATGTTCTGCGCCTTAGCCACGGGGTTTATCAAGGACAACAGTCGTCTCAAGGAGGACACTGTGATGGGCGTAGTGTTTTCCAGCATGTTTGGTTTAGGTCTGGTGCTGATGACTAAGGTTGAGACTGGGGTCCATCTGGACCATATCTTGTTCGGCGATGTGCTCGGAGTGAGCTGGACAGACGTGCTCGAAGCTGGGGGCATTGCGCTGCTGGTAATAAGCTTCATCCTATTCAAGGGGCGGGATCTGCTGGTGTTTGTCTTCGATCAGCAACATGCCAAAGCCATAGGATTGCCCGTAGGTCTGCTGCATTATGGTTTGCTGTCGATACTCTCCCTCACCATAGTCGGCGCACTTAAGGCCGTTGGCATGATTCTGGTTGTCGCCATGCTGATAGCTCCCGGGGCCACCGCCTTCCTGTTAACCCGTAAGTTTCAATCTATGATGCTAATCGCCCTGCTTATCTCGACCTTGACCTCCTTCCTGGGCGTCTATCTCAGCTTCTTCATCGATAGTGCCCCCGCGCCCACCATCATCATGCTGATGACGCTGATCTTCATCTGTGTGTTCTTCTATTCCGGCTATCAGACGAAACGAGCCTCCGCCGCCCTAGACCCAAAAGACCAGAAAAACCAACAAGATCAGCAGCACAGTTTAGAAACGCCCAAAGAGGCGTTCGCCGAATAA